The Choristoneura fumiferana chromosome 10, NRCan_CFum_1, whole genome shotgun sequence genome has a segment encoding these proteins:
- the LOC141431755 gene encoding prolyl 4-hydroxylase subunit alpha-1-like: protein MCKYVYKSICLSKMISNILYTACVSYFLLCMLQAWTNAEFYSAIAQMEPLLKTQKQIIEVLDKYLMEEENRIAVLKSHLRVYKVEHEKAMEDIPDYLGNPINAFMFIKRLTTDLEDIGHNIRRGIENSKNISMSHYSVKYPTLEDLAGAAQALTRLQTTYRLDVRDLAEGVLNGVQGHPMTAADCFEVARTVYIFREFKNTIAWSMEALRKFRKESNIAHTMTESEIVEYIVFSHFFIGDVKSALEWTKILLELDPDHPQAHVNMLHFEKTITEQEKRKEKKQNSVMGEQSMVDHTNDVSPYTYDTKKYEALCRGEVEVPGQIAKRLRCRYLTEHHPFLLLAPLKVEQMYIQPDVYVFHEVISDEEIESIKNLSLPRVALVAKND, encoded by the exons atgtgtaagtatgtatataag AGCATTTGCTTATCAAAAATGATTTCTAACATTCTTTACACGGCGTGTGTAAGCTATTTCTTACTGTGCATGCTCCAAGCATGGACCAATGCGGAATTTTACTCCGCCATCGCACAGATGGAGCCACTGCTCAAGACACAAAAACAAATCATAGAAGTTctagataaatatttaatggaAGAAGAAAATAGAATCGCCGTTTTGAAAAG CCATTTGCGAGTCTACAAGGTTGAACACGAAAAAGCTATGGAGGACATTCCCGATTACTTGGGGAACCCCATTAACGCGTTTATGTTCATCAAAAGACTTACGACGGATTTGGAAGACATAGGCCACAACATCAGAAGGGGCATAG AAAACTCCAAGAACATATCAATGAGTCACTACAGTGTGAAGTACCCGACTCTGGAGgacctggcgggcgcggcgcagGCGCTCACGCGGCTGCAGACCACGTACCGGCTCGACGTGCGAGACCTCGCTGAAGGAGTACTCAATGGCGTCCAAGG TCACCCCATGACCGCGGCTGATTGCTTCGAGGTAGCCCGCACTGTTTACATCTTCAGAGAGTTTAAGAACACGATAGCGTGGAGCATGGAAGCGCTGCGAAAATTCAGGAAAGAAAGCAATATTGCGCACACGATGACAGAAAGCGAAATAGTTGAATACATCGTCTTCTCGCATTTCTTCATAG GAGATGTAAAAAGCGCTTTGGAATGGACCAAAATCCTGCTTGAACTGGATCCCGACCATCCCCAAGCTCACGTCAATATGCTACACTTTGAGAAGACTATCACAGAACAAGAAAAACGAAAAGAGAAAAAACAAAATAGT GTTATGGGAGAGCAAAGTATGGTAGACCATACCAATGATGTGAGCCCGTATACATATGATACAAAGAAATACGAGGCCCTCTGCCGAGGTGAGGTGGAAGTTCCTGGCCAAATAGCGAAAAG ATTACGTTGCCGCTACTTGACGGAGCACCATCCGTTCCTGCTCCTGGCGCCGCTCAAAGTGGAGCAGATGTACATCCAGCCGGATGTGTACGTGTTCCATGAGGTCATCAGCGACGAGGAAATTGAATCCATCAAGAATTTATCCTTGCCCAGA GTGGCTCTAGTCGCTAAAAACGATTGA
- the PH4alphaEFB gene encoding prolyl 4-hydroxylase subunit alpha-1 yields the protein MVPNILHMFSLSLLLLHYKSWSKAELFTAIAQMEPLLETHKRIIDDLDDYIMKEEKRIAVLKSHLQLYKLEHEKAMEDIPNYLGNPINAFTLIKRLTTDLDDIDDSIKVGTEYIKNITMSHDDVKYPTLEDLAGAAQALTRLQTTYRLDVRDLAEGVLNGIVYSHPMSAADCYELARAVYNLKDFKNAIAWSMEALRKYRDETDIEHTFTESDIHEYIGFSYFLTGDVKSALEWTHKLLEIDPNHPRARGNIPHYEKTIKEQEKQNKKKQRGEVGEDSNTEELSEDMKNYANERAKYQALCRGEVAVPSDIAKRLSCRYLTEHHPFLRLAPIKVEQVYIKPDVYVFHEVISDEEIGFIQEMALPRFKRAVVHDPKTGELVKAHYRISKSSWLHDSESEVIARLSRRVADMTGLSMHSAEELQVVNYGIGGHYEPHYDFARKFENAFANFEGNRIATVLFYMSEVAQGGATVFTELGLSVFPIKHAALFWMNLHPSGEGDMATRHAACPVLRGSKWVCNKWLHQGGQELLKPCNLDYQEEGIIRNIPRGIPKTSR from the exons ATGGTTCCTAATATTCTACACATGTTTAGCTTAAGCTTACTCCTATTACACTACAAGTCATGGTCCAAAGCGGAGTTGTTTACCGCAATCGCACAGATGGAGCCACTGCTCGAGACACACAAGAGAATTATAGACGATCTAGACGATTATATTATGAAGGAAGAGAAGAGAATAGCCGTCTTGAAAAG tcaTTTGCAACTCTACAAGCTTGAACACGAAAAGGCAATGGAGGACATTCCGAATTACTTGGGAAACCCCATTAACGCATTTACCTTGATCAAAAGACTCACGACCGATTTGGATGACATTGACGACAGCATCAAAGTTGGAACAG AGTACATCAAGAACATAACGATGAGTCACGATGACGTGAAATACCCGACTCTGGAGGatctggcgggcgcggcgcagGCGCTCACGCGGCTGCAGACCACGTACCGGCTCGACGTGCGAGACCTCGCTGAAGGGGTACTCAATGGGATCGTGTATAG tCATCCCATGAGCGCGGCTGATTGCTACGAGCTCGCCCGTGCCGTCTACAATCTGAAAGACTTCAAGAATGCGATAGCGTGGAGTATGGAAGCGCTGAGAAAGTATAGAGATGAAACAGATATAGAGCACACGTTCACCGAGAGCGATATACATGAATATATCGGCTTCTCATATTTCCTGACAG GAGATGTGAAAAGCGCTTTGGAATGGACCCATAAGCTATTAGAAATAGATCCCAACCACCCCCGAGCCCGCGGTAATATACCGCACTATGAGAAGACTATCAAAGaacaagaaaaacaaaataagaagAAACAAAGAggg gaaGTGGGAGAGGATAGTAATACAGAAGAGCTCTCCGAAGATATGAAGAATTATGCGAATGAAAGAGCAAAATACCAGGCACTCTGCCGAGGTGAGGTGGCAGTGCCCAGCGATATCGCGAAAAG ATTAAGTTGTCGCTACTTGACGGAGCACCATCCGTTCTTACGCCTGGCGCCGATCAAAGTGGAGCAGGTGTACATCAAACCGGATGTGTACGTGTTCCATGAGGTCATCAGCGACGAGGAAATTGGATTCATCCAGGAGATGGCCTTGCCCAGG TTCAAGCGCGCCGTGGTCCACGATCCCAAGACAGGCGAGCTGGTGAAGGCGCACTATCGCATAAGCAAGTCCTCGTGGCTGCACGACTCAGAGAGTGAAGTTATCGCGCGCCTGTCGCGGCGAGTCGCGGATATGACCGGGCTCTCCATGCATTCAGCGGAAGAGCTGCAAGTGGTCAACTACGGGATAGGAGGGCATTACGAGCCGCACTATGACTTCGCTCGG AAATTTGAGAACGCATTTGCCAATTTTGAGGGCAATAGGATCGCTACAGTGCTGTTTTAT ATGTCAGAAGTCGCGCAAGGAGGTGCCACCGTGTTCACCGAGCTGGGGCTGTCAGTGTTCCCCATAAAGCACGCGGCGCTGTTCTGGATGAACCTTCACCCCTCCGGCGAGGGTGACATGGCCACGCGTCACGCGGCTTGCCCCGTGCTCAGGGGCTCCAAGTGGG TGTGCAATAAATGGTTACACCAAGGCGGTCAAGAATTGTTGAAACCCTGCAATTTAGATTACCAAGAAGAAGGCATCATTCGTAACATCCCTCGTGGCATTCCTAAAACATCCAGGTAG
- the jdp gene encoding dnaJ domain-containing protein codes for MTGVDEILNYKPSPDDDFYALLGCDENSSEEQITAEFKILALQHHPDKNDGDKEAEAKFQKLKEAKETLCDPAKRALYDKWKKSGIAMSYKQWLGMKDHVQQSMHWSKPNTKDRMLEGEAGRASGPSSLGPANSAARRASEGGAALWGRWGGNQEPPSEVISKFRNYEI; via the exons ATGACGGGTGTGGACGAAATACTTAATTACAAGCCGAGCCCGGACGACGACTTCTACGCGTTGCTGGGATGCGATGAGAACTCTTCG gAGGAGCAAATAACAGCAGAGTTCAAAATACTGGCTCTGCAGCATCATCCTGATAAAAACGATGGAGATAAAGAAGCTGAAGCCAAGTTTCAAAAACTAAAG gaGGCAAAGGAAACATTGTGTGATCCAGCCAAGCGCGCACTCTACGACAAATGGAAGAAAAGTGGCATCGCAATGAGCTACAAACAGTGGCTCGGAATGAAGGACCATGTGCAACAGTCAATGCATTGGTCTAAGCCCAACACTAAG gatCGCATGCTGGAAGGCGAGGCCGGGCGCGCTTCAGGCCCCTCAAGCCTGGGCCCGGCCAACTCCGCGGCCCGTCGCGCCTCCGAGGGCGGCGCCGCCCTGTGGGGTCGTTGGGGCGGCAACCAAGAACCCCCATCCGAAGTCATATCCAAGTTCCGTAACTACGAAATCTAA